In the Populus trichocarpa isolate Nisqually-1 chromosome 1, P.trichocarpa_v4.1, whole genome shotgun sequence genome, one interval contains:
- the LOC7470589 gene encoding protein LURP-one-related 5, protein MKGGLIVDDGFIYEEEKLLTVLKTSLFFANDGFTVYDCKGELVFRVESYGPDTRDQGEIVLMDAHGRCLLTVRRKRPSLHQRWEGYIGEGTDGNRPIFSVRRSSIIGRCSVTVEVYGKPGAEYQIEGSFANRSCTIFNAEKESMAEIRRKVDASTNVLLGKDVFSLCLKPGFDGAFAMGLVLILDQITGDDAVDGHPTTED, encoded by the exons atgaagggagGCTTGATCGTGGATGATGGGTTTATCTACGAAGAGGAGAAGCTTCTCACAGTGCTTAAAACTAGTCTGTTTTTCGCTAATGATGGCTTCACTGTCTATGATTGCAAGGGTGAGTTAGTGTTCCGAGTTGAATCGTATGGGCCTGACACTCGTGATCAGGGCGAAATCGTTCTCATGGACGCCCATGGCCGCTGTCTTCTCACTGTCAGAAGAAAG AGGCCGAGCCTGCATCAAAGGTGGGAAGGGTATATAGGTGAAGGAACGGACGGCAACAGACCGATCTTTAGCGTGCGTAGATCATCCATAATCGGACGGTGTAGCGTGACGGTGGAAGTCTATGGGAAACCAGGTGCGGAGTACCAGATAGAAGGATCCTTCGCGAACAGATCATGCACCATATTCAATGCAGAGAAGGAATCAATGGCTGAGATCAGACGCAAAGTAGATGCCTCCACAAATGTGCTGCTTGGCAAGGACGTCTTCTCCTTGTGCCTTAAGCCTGGTTTTGACGGGGCATTTGCTATGGGGCTGGTTTTGATTCTTGATCAGATTACCGGCGATGATGCCGTTGACGGGCACCCCACCACCGAGGATTAG